In Apium graveolens cultivar Ventura chromosome 10, ASM990537v1, whole genome shotgun sequence, the following are encoded in one genomic region:
- the LOC141692271 gene encoding uncharacterized protein LOC141692271: MAEDRADIFELNNGTMKAFISNFGCTITSLFVPDKHGKLADVVLGFDSLEPYLNGAAPYFGCIVGRVANRIKDGKFTLDGVDYSLPLNKPPNSLHGGHKGFDKVIWEVVDHKKGENPSITFKYHCRDGEEGYPGDVSITATYTLTASTSMRLDMEAIPENKPTPISLAQHTYWNLAGHNSGNILDHSAQIWAMHITPVDQNTIPTGEIMPVKGTAFDFSAEKRIGSSISEVPGLGYDHNYVLDCGDEKLGLKHAAKLKDPSSERVLNLWTNAPGMQFYTGNYVDGVDGKGGAVYGKHAGVCMETQGFPNAINQPNFPSVVVKPGEKYQHSMLFEFSAE, translated from the exons ATGGCAGAGGATAGAGCAGACATCTTTGAACTGAACAATGGTACCATGAAAGCTTTCATCTCCAACTTTGGTTGCACTATCACTTCCTTATTTGTCCCTGACAAACATG GGAAATTAGCTGATGTTGTTCTTGGATTTGACTCTCTGGAGCCTTATTTG AATGGTGCTGCACCTTATTTTGGCTGCATTGTCGGTAGGGTTGCAAATAGGATCAAAGATGGAAAATTTACACTAGATGGGGTTGATTACTCTCTCCCCCTCAACAAGCCACCAAACAGTCTCCATG GCGGACATAAAGGATTTGACAAGGTGATTTGGGAAGTTGTTGACCATAAGAAGGGTGAAAATCCATCCATTACCTTCAAATACCATTGCCGTGATGGCGAGGAAG GATACCCAGGAGATGTTTCCATTACAGCAACGTACACTCTAACTGCAAGCACTAGTATGAGGCTTGACATGGAAGCAATTCCTGAAAATAAGCCCACTCCAATAAGTCTAGCTCAGCATACCTACTGGAATCTGGCTGGCCACAACTCAGGCAACATTCTGGATCATTCAGCGCAGATATGGGCAATGCACATTACTCCTGTGGATCAGAATACAATTCCAACCGGAGAAATTATGCCAGTTAAGGGCACTGCTTTTGACTTTTCTGCAGAGAAGAGGATCGGAAGTTCCATTAGTGAAGTCCCTGGCTTGGGATATGATCACAACTACGTCCTTGATTGCGGGGATGAAAAATTGGGCTTGAAACATGCTGCGAAGTTGAAAGATCCGTCAAGTGAAAGGGTTCTCAACCTATGGACTAATGCTCCCGGTATGCAGTTTTACACAGGAAATTATGTTGACGGAGTTGATGGGAAAGGAGGAGCGGTGTATGGGAAACATGCGGGCGTTTGTATGGAGACTCAAGGATTTCCAAATGCTATTAATCAACCAAACTTTCCATCTGTAGTTGTAAAACCTGGCGAGAAGTACCAGCACAGCATGTTGTTTGAGTTTTCAGCAGAATGA
- the LOC141689027 gene encoding ABC transporter F family member 1 — MVSDASKKKVAQKKAAAAAKRGGKAAAATKIASSSSTDNLSNGVDALQISDRTCTGVLCSHPLSRDIRIESLSLTFHGHDLIVDSELELNYGRRYGLLGLNGCGKSTLLESIGRRELPIPEHMDIFHLTREIEASDMSSLQAVLNCDEEKLQLEKEAEALAAQDDGGGEALERIYERLDAMDAATAEKRAAEILFGLGFTKEMQAKKTRDFSGGWRMRIALARALFMNPTLLLLDEPTNHLDLEACVWLEEMLKKFDRILVVVSHSQDFLNGVCTNIIHMQSKQLKMYTGNFDQYVQTRSEHEENQMKQYKWEQDQIANMKEYIARFGHGSAKLARQAQSKEKTLAKMERGGLTQKVSRDQVLVFRFVDVGKLPPPVLQFVEVSFGYSPDNLIYKNIDFGVDLDSRIALVGPNGAGKSTLLKLMTGELVPNEGMVRRHNHLRIAQYHQHLTEKLDLELSALVFMIREFPGNEEEKMRSAIGRFGLTGKAQVMPMKNLSDGQKSRVIFAWLAWRQPQMLLLDEPTNHLDIETIDSLAEALNEWDGGLVLVSHDFRLINQVAREIWVCENLAVTPWAGDIMGFKAHLKKKAGL, encoded by the exons ATGGTGTCTGATGCGAGTAAGAAGAAGGTAGCTCAGAAAAAGGCAGCTGCAGCTGCCAAAAGGGGTGGGAAAGCTGCAGCCGCGACTAAGATTGCGAGCAGCAGTAGTACTGACAATTTGAGTAATGGAGTTGACGCTCTTCAGATTTCGGACCGTACTTGTACTGGCGTGCTTTGTTCACATCCTTTGTCTCGAGATATTCGT ATAGAGTCTCTGTCTCTAACCTTTCATGGGCATGACCTTATTGTTGATTCTGAGCTGGAGCTTAATTATGGCAG ACGTTATGGTTTGCTTGGATTGAATGGATGTGGGAAATCGACTCTTCTTGAGTCAATAGGGCGTCGAGAACTTCCAATTCCTGAGCACATGGATATATTTCATCTCACGAGGGAGATTGAAGCTTCTGATATGTCTTCACTTCAGGCTGTGTTAAATTGTGATGAGGAGAAGTTACAATTAGAGAAAGAAGCTGAAGCGTTAGCTGCTCAG GACGATGGTGGGGGAGAAGCTCTTGAGCGCATTTATGAGCGCTTGGATGCAATGGATGCAGCAACTGCTGAGAAACGTGCTGCTGAAATTTTATTTGGTCTTGGTTTTACCAAAGAGATGCAAGCAAAGAAAACCCGAGACTTCTCTGGTGGATGGCGTATGAGGATCGCTTTAGCACGTGCCCTGTTCATGAACCCAACTCTTTTGTTGCTTGATGAACCAACTAATCATCTCG ATTTAGAAGCTTGTGTTTGGCTGGAAGAGATGCTCAAGAAATTTGATCGAATCTTAGTTGTTGTTTCTCACTCCCAGGACTTCCTGAACGGTGTCTGTACAAACATCATACACATGCAGAGCAAACAGTTGAAGATGTATACTGGAAATTTTGACCAATATGTTCAAACCCGTTCAGAACATGAGGAGAACCAGATGAAGCAGTACAAGTGGGAGCAAGATCAGATTGCTAATATGAAGGAGTACATTGCTCGATTTGGTCATGGGTCTGCTAAATTAGCTCGCCAGGCACAGAGCAAAGAGAAAACTTTGGCAAAAATGGAGCGTGGTGGGCTCACACAGAAAGTGTCTAGGGATCAGGTTCTGGTTTTCCGATTTGTTGATGTGGGAAAACTTCCACCACCAGTGTTACAGTTTGTCGAAGTTTCATTTGGCTACAGCCCAGATAATCTCATATACAAGAACATTGACTTTGGGGTCGACCTTGACTCAAGGATAGCTTTGGTTGGGCCTAATGGTGCTGGGAAGAGTACACTCCTTAAGCTGATGACAGGGGAGTTGGTTCCAAATGAGGGCATGGTACGTCGACACAATCACTTGCGCATAGCACAATATCACCAGCACCTGACTGAGAAGCTTGACTTGGAGCTGTCGGCTCTCGTTTTTATGATAAGAGAGTTCCCAGGTAACGAGGAAGAGAAGATGAGGTCGGCAATTGGGAGGTTTGGGCTAACGGGTAAAGCTCAGGTGATGCCAATGAAAAACTTGTCCGACGGACAAAAGAGTCGTGTGATTTTTGCATGGTTAGCCTGGAGGCAGCCCCAAATGTTACTGCTGGATGAGCCAACTAATCATTTGGATATCGAGACTATAGACTCGCTTGCTGAGGCATTGAACGAGTGGGATGGTGGCTTGGTTCTTGTTAGCCATGATTTCAGGCTCATAAACCAGGTGGCCCGTGAAATCTGGGTGTGTGAAAATCTAGCTGTGACCCCATGGGCGGGTGATATTATGGGCTTTAAGGCGCACTTGAAGAAAAAAGCAGGCCTATAA
- the LOC141690895 gene encoding uncharacterized protein LOC141690895 — MVFLDEKGNKIQATVKQSLIRRFSHLLVAGQCRLINNFGVGQNNENYRASQHPYKINFIFYTSVVRCEDDISIPVHGFKFASFNDILSKKLNDKFLIDIIARVTGYRSLESNLKDNKENKKLIMELEDAEYVT; from the exons ATGGTGTTTTTAGATGAAAAG GGTAACAAAATTCAAGCCACCGTTAAGCAAAGTCTTATTAGAAGATTTTCTCACCTGCTTGTGGCAGGACAATGTCGACTCATCAACAACTTTGGAGTTGGACAAAATAATGAAAATTATAGAGCATCTCAACATCcttacaagataaattttattttttatacaTCGGTGGTGAGATGTGAAGATGACATTTCCATTCCCGTTCATGGTTTTAAATTTGCATCATTTAATGATATTTTGTCTAAGAAATTGAATGATAAGTTCTTGATAG ACATCATTGCTAGGGTTACTGGTTACCGTTCTCTTGAAAGTAACCTTAAGGATAACAAGGAGAATAAAAAATTAATCATGGAATTAGAGGATGCTGAGTATGTTACatga